The Treponema pectinovorum genome includes a window with the following:
- a CDS encoding alpha-hydroxy-acid oxidizing protein has product MNNFKCHFCTNCNGTGCIGQLPGMGGVERNINFRLNCDGWEVCRKENPLLFVNFLERAITDRIPKISLAPMTGAVENIGFNDEELYYREIFSCIHKCGVGLCAGDGYPDEKIKYGIKAVKNLQKTDKKAKAVFFIKPFENKKIFEHIEMCLPYASAIGIDIDSYNIATMKKLVNLEKKTPSQLKQIKDYLKEKGKPFIIKGIFNTEDIKLLEELRPDCAYISNHGGRIETRIGSTAEFLQNFAEQIKNYTDEIWVDGGIRSPLDIATAMAFGADRVLIGRPFVTAFCKSGEKGVCKKALEFTLLQTAQLNNLTL; this is encoded by the coding sequence ATGAATAATTTTAAATGCCATTTTTGCACCAACTGCAATGGAACAGGTTGCATAGGGCAACTTCCAGGAATGGGCGGTGTAGAACGAAACATAAATTTTCGCCTCAACTGCGACGGCTGGGAAGTCTGCCGCAAAGAAAATCCACTCCTGTTCGTAAATTTTTTAGAACGTGCAATCACAGACCGCATTCCCAAAATAAGCCTCGCTCCAATGACAGGCGCAGTAGAAAATATAGGCTTTAACGACGAAGAACTTTATTACAGGGAAATTTTCTCCTGCATACATAAGTGCGGAGTTGGATTGTGCGCTGGCGACGGATATCCAGACGAAAAAATAAAATACGGAATAAAAGCTGTAAAAAATTTGCAAAAAACGGACAAAAAGGCAAAGGCTGTTTTTTTTATCAAACCCTTTGAAAATAAAAAAATCTTTGAACACATAGAGATGTGCCTTCCTTATGCAAGTGCAATCGGAATCGACATAGATTCATATAACATCGCCACAATGAAAAAGCTCGTAAATTTAGAAAAAAAAACGCCTTCTCAATTAAAGCAGATAAAAGATTATCTTAAAGAAAAAGGAAAACCGTTTATCATAAAAGGCATTTTTAACACAGAAGACATAAAACTTTTAGAAGAATTGCGCCCAGATTGTGCATACATATCAAACCATGGTGGCAGAATAGAAACACGCATAGGTTCAACCGCAGAATTTTTGCAAAACTTTGCAGAGCAGATAAAAAACTACACAGACGAAATTTGGGTAGACGGTGGCATAAGAAGTCCGCTTGATATAGCAACCGCGATGGCATTTGGAGCAGACCGAGTTTTAATCGGTCGCCCCTTTGTAACCGCCTTCTGCAAATCCGGCGAAAAAGGCGTATGCAAAAAAGCCCTTGAATTTACACTGTTGCAAACCGCCCAGCTCAATAATCTAACGCTTTAA
- the pheS gene encoding phenylalanine--tRNA ligase subunit alpha, producing the protein MDIQNIIKNLHPLEIKVLLKYNEKDELTSEKLQKELDYKEGHANQAFSWLGGKELLNVFSRTPHTFYEITDLGREYAKNGTPEERIISYVKSNGAKTLPEIANGAGLEQKDVGSAFGPLSKDGILKMNAEKKVEYTGAEIPARIKLAAKLLKIAAESQNGQIESSSLTKEEQDAIAPYAKKRGAADSAFKIIDRETVIYKLTSASKKILDALKTAGITGNEIGELTPKMLESGDWKKGTFRGYNIAIPPARIIPGRTNPYVQFLEHVKDKLCSLGFKEYDGPLVETEFWNGDALFMPQFHAARDIHDVYRIKNPTYAKSIEEPWLSNVAAAHKDGGNTGSRGWNYDFDHEFTRRLVLRSQGTVLSAHQLHNAEVPGKYFGIARCFRYDKVDATHLSDFYQTEGIIAGEDVNLRTLLGMLEMFATEVAGATEVKYVPGYFPFTEPSVEVHIKHPVLGWFELGGAGIFRPEVTKAQGLDCPVLAWGMGIDRMALMALGLNDLRELFSEDIEEVRLRKAKF; encoded by the coding sequence ATGGATATTCAAAACATCATTAAAAATCTTCATCCGCTGGAAATCAAAGTTCTTTTAAAATATAACGAAAAAGATGAATTAACTTCTGAAAAACTTCAAAAAGAATTGGATTATAAAGAAGGGCATGCAAATCAGGCATTTAGCTGGCTTGGCGGAAAGGAACTTTTGAATGTCTTTAGTCGAACACCTCATACTTTTTATGAAATTACAGATTTGGGGCGCGAATATGCAAAAAACGGAACTCCCGAAGAAAGGATAATTTCTTACGTAAAATCAAACGGAGCAAAGACTCTGCCAGAAATTGCAAATGGAGCAGGTCTTGAACAAAAAGATGTTGGCTCTGCGTTTGGACCTCTTTCTAAAGACGGCATTTTAAAGATGAATGCAGAAAAAAAAGTCGAATACACTGGAGCAGAGATTCCTGCAAGGATAAAACTTGCAGCAAAACTTTTAAAAATTGCAGCTGAATCGCAAAATGGTCAAATCGAAAGTTCTTCCCTTACAAAAGAAGAGCAGGATGCAATCGCCCCTTATGCAAAAAAAAGAGGTGCAGCAGACAGTGCATTTAAAATAATCGACAGAGAAACCGTAATCTATAAACTCACATCTGCGTCTAAAAAGATTTTGGACGCTCTGAAAACTGCGGGAATAACAGGGAACGAAATTGGTGAATTAACGCCAAAAATGCTCGAAAGCGGTGATTGGAAAAAAGGAACTTTCCGCGGATATAACATTGCAATTCCTCCAGCTCGCATAATTCCGGGACGAACAAACCCTTACGTACAATTTCTTGAACATGTAAAGGATAAATTGTGTTCGCTTGGATTTAAAGAATACGACGGACCGCTTGTTGAAACAGAATTCTGGAACGGCGACGCTTTGTTTATGCCACAGTTCCATGCTGCCCGCGATATTCACGATGTTTATCGAATAAAAAATCCAACTTATGCAAAATCTATAGAAGAGCCTTGGCTTTCTAATGTTGCAGCCGCACACAAAGACGGCGGAAACACTGGAAGCCGTGGCTGGAACTACGACTTTGACCACGAATTTACACGAAGGCTTGTATTGCGTTCTCAGGGAACAGTTCTTTCGGCACATCAGTTGCATAATGCAGAGGTTCCAGGAAAATATTTTGGAATTGCAAGATGTTTTAGATACGACAAAGTTGATGCAACTCACCTTTCTGACTTTTACCAGACAGAAGGAATAATTGCAGGCGAAGATGTGAATTTGCGCACTCTGCTCGGCATGCTTGAGATGTTTGCTACAGAAGTTGCTGGTGCTACGGAAGTAAAATATGTTCCAGGTTATTTTCCGTTTACAGAGCCGTCTGTAGAAGTTCATATAAAGCATCCGGTTTTAGGTTGGTTTGAACTTGGTGGTGCAGGAATTTTTAGACCAGAAGTTACAAAGGCACAGGGGCTTGATTGTCCGGTTCTTGCTTGGGGAATGGGAATTGACCGCATGGCTTTGATGGCTTTGGGCTTAAACGATTTAAGAGAATTGTTTAGCGAAGATATTGAAGAAGTAAGACTTCGAAAAGCGAAATTCTAA
- a CDS encoding rhomboid family intramembrane serine protease, whose product MASIIRKPFSYSFKNATLAIILINTAIFLIQQVIPSLSYILSLNVYNCIGGKMYWQPFTYMFVHGNFQHLFFNMLGLFFFGLSIEKALGTKEFLLMYLLIGTLCGLFSLAVYFFTGQWRIILLGASGAVYAVLLAYAVVFPKSRIFIWGLIPVPAPVLVVAYAIIEFFSHFLGMRSGVAHSVHLAGFGFCWLYFLVRMGINPIKVWKNAYF is encoded by the coding sequence ATGGCATCAATAATACGAAAACCTTTTTCCTACAGTTTTAAAAATGCAACTCTCGCAATCATCTTAATCAATACAGCGATTTTCCTTATCCAGCAGGTTATTCCAAGTTTGAGTTACATTCTTTCATTAAATGTTTATAACTGCATTGGTGGAAAAATGTACTGGCAACCCTTTACATATATGTTCGTCCATGGGAATTTTCAGCATCTTTTTTTTAATATGCTGGGACTTTTCTTTTTTGGACTTTCAATAGAAAAGGCTTTGGGAACAAAAGAATTTTTATTGATGTATCTTTTAATTGGAACTTTGTGCGGACTTTTTTCGCTTGCGGTTTATTTTTTCACTGGGCAGTGGCGTATAATTTTATTAGGTGCAAGTGGGGCAGTTTATGCAGTTTTGCTTGCCTATGCGGTTGTTTTTCCAAAAAGTAGAATATTTATTTGGGGCTTGATCCCTGTTCCAGCTCCAGTGCTGGTTGTTGCTTATGCGATAATCGAATTTTTCAGTCATTTTTTAGGAATGCGTAGCGGAGTTGCACATTCTGTTCACCTTGCAGGTTTTGGTTTTTGCTGGTTGTATTTTCTTGTTCGGATGGGAATAAATCCTATAAAAGTATGGAAAAACGCTTATTTTTAA
- the dgcA gene encoding diguanylate cyclase DgcA produces MTQYTTQTDFPSEYSEVVKYDEIAQQYEKRIYDLKQLLEISRSLCSTIEFSQLIESILYTCMGQFRVLGAGLFVLDALDSDQFILDKNYNGLEVDKSIMYKIPTNNPLVHLITKGDKVFTLEELKMEIPADTNIEAVGSLKTSLIVPLVQKNHLDGILIFGERITLPQESGYSSYEKEQILTIANLAAIAIYNSVLLERSSTDMMTHLKLKYFFYNALADKLDFALAQSLPLAVIMFDIDFFKRFNDSYGHSCGDYVLQTVAKIIRSCIRAKDVASRYGGEEFTVMLDNTDKDDAMTVAERIRCHVEEYDFCYENQHVKVTISVGVTVFNSKTNPVTSPKQLVDQADQALYISKRNGRNRVTLADQKLISEIKIAD; encoded by the coding sequence GTGACCCAATATACTACGCAGACTGATTTTCCGTCAGAATACAGCGAAGTTGTTAAATATGATGAAATTGCCCAGCAATACGAAAAAAGAATTTACGATTTAAAACAGCTTTTGGAAATTTCGCGCTCGCTTTGCTCAACTATAGAATTTTCGCAGTTGATAGAATCTATTTTGTACACTTGCATGGGACAATTTAGAGTTTTGGGCGCAGGACTTTTCGTTTTGGATGCCTTAGATTCAGATCAATTTATTTTGGACAAAAACTATAATGGGCTTGAAGTTGACAAGAGCATAATGTATAAAATTCCAACAAATAATCCTTTAGTTCACTTAATTACAAAGGGCGACAAAGTTTTTACATTAGAAGAATTAAAAATGGAAATTCCAGCGGATACAAATATCGAGGCGGTTGGTTCTTTAAAAACTTCGTTAATCGTCCCTCTTGTTCAAAAAAATCACCTTGATGGAATTTTAATTTTTGGCGAAAGGATAACGCTCCCTCAAGAAAGCGGTTACAGTTCATATGAAAAAGAGCAGATTTTAACGATTGCAAATCTTGCAGCGATTGCAATTTATAATTCAGTTTTGCTTGAACGCTCTTCTACCGATATGATGACGCATTTAAAATTAAAATATTTTTTTTATAATGCGCTTGCCGATAAACTTGATTTTGCACTTGCTCAAAGTCTTCCTCTTGCTGTAATCATGTTTGATATAGATTTTTTTAAAAGATTTAACGATTCCTATGGGCATTCTTGTGGAGATTATGTTTTACAGACCGTTGCAAAAATTATCCGCTCGTGCATAAGAGCAAAAGACGTTGCAAGCCGTTACGGTGGCGAAGAATTTACCGTTATGCTCGACAATACAGATAAGGATGATGCAATGACAGTTGCAGAAAGAATTCGCTGCCATGTTGAAGAGTACGATTTTTGTTATGAAAATCAGCATGTAAAAGTTACGATTTCGGTGGGAGTTACCGTATTTAACTCTAAAACTAACCCTGTTACTTCTCCTAAACAACTCGTTGACCAAGCGGATCAGGCACTTTATATTTCAAAACGAAATGGAAGAAACCGAGTTACTCTTGCAGATCAAAAACTTATTTCAGAAATAAAAATAGCGGACTAA
- a CDS encoding DUF5312 family protein: MGIFSFIANLLESIFMGSSPEVKKKQALHKIQNELKAFQPSIYKDGLLQPNFAELFRILYENTKPVGDLLSATISGEDLKRKEHYENQLLLTGFTGASQEKLENLSVEKRKQEVIDSKLPMSRVFENQKHTLEFLIKELNTPDFIKIDEVISKLNQLTDFCRFNYISLIHNFDPAYTGLIPDYQPAFAPCSLESLSAYLQDFYYLAANLKITTSVGRALTALLNIRHGKVVSVDDSNTYFSALKKINTVLSKYLTGDILLKLARVAKKDADFVPPTASYKINARQKFASHLQEKFISDETRIKSEIKDNTISVDLKQLFGERSLLELKGYNEESSEKIHSNSTKSYTWITPLQILKTFINVFFDEKIRSLLDDIVIEGFFENSVQKSEFASQVYSCVESLNEIEVFEKSFERGEENDQIIIEGYIRDGRRDADFIKKLETSVDTINEQAHKIVQDLSTEFFGLYKQIEEILIDSKKTTPSLVSNIKVLLGSSRNRENASKLEQEFENWTTFLGIMKNYAIMGEVERK; encoded by the coding sequence ATGGGGATTTTTTCTTTTATTGCAAACCTTTTAGAATCAATTTTTATGGGTTCATCCCCAGAAGTCAAAAAAAAGCAGGCTTTGCATAAAATTCAAAACGAGTTAAAGGCATTTCAACCTAGCATATATAAAGATGGGCTTTTGCAGCCAAATTTTGCAGAACTCTTTAGAATTCTATATGAAAATACAAAGCCTGTCGGAGATTTGCTTTCTGCAACTATAAGTGGAGAAGATTTAAAAAGAAAAGAGCATTATGAAAATCAGCTGTTGCTCACGGGATTTACAGGCGCAAGTCAGGAAAAACTTGAAAATTTGAGCGTAGAAAAGCGAAAACAAGAAGTTATAGATTCAAAACTTCCTATGAGCAGAGTTTTTGAAAATCAAAAACACACTCTTGAGTTTTTAATAAAAGAATTGAATACTCCGGATTTTATAAAAATTGATGAAGTTATTTCGAAGTTGAATCAACTTACAGATTTCTGCCGTTTTAATTACATTTCGCTTATCCACAATTTTGATCCGGCTTATACAGGTCTTATTCCAGATTACCAGCCAGCGTTTGCACCTTGCTCTTTGGAGTCGCTTTCCGCATATCTTCAAGATTTTTATTATCTTGCAGCAAATCTAAAGATAACGACCTCTGTTGGTCGGGCTTTAACTGCACTTTTGAATATTCGACACGGAAAAGTTGTTTCTGTAGACGATTCGAATACATATTTTTCAGCTTTAAAAAAGATTAACACTGTGCTTTCAAAATATTTAACTGGAGATATACTTTTAAAACTTGCCAGAGTTGCAAAAAAAGATGCGGATTTTGTTCCTCCAACTGCTTCATATAAGATAAATGCAAGACAAAAATTTGCTTCACATCTTCAAGAAAAATTTATTTCGGATGAAACGCGGATAAAATCAGAAATAAAAGATAATACGATTTCTGTGGATTTAAAACAGTTGTTTGGAGAACGAAGCCTTTTGGAATTGAAGGGCTATAACGAAGAAAGCAGCGAAAAAATTCATTCGAACAGTACAAAGTCTTACACCTGGATTACTCCGTTACAGATTTTAAAAACTTTTATAAACGTATTCTTTGATGAAAAAATTCGCTCTCTTTTGGATGACATAGTTATAGAAGGATTTTTTGAGAATTCTGTTCAAAAATCAGAGTTTGCAAGTCAAGTTTATTCCTGTGTAGAAAGTTTGAATGAAATTGAAGTTTTTGAAAAATCGTTTGAACGTGGCGAAGAAAATGACCAAATCATAATCGAAGGTTACATTCGCGACGGAAGGAGAGATGCGGATTTTATAAAAAAACTGGAAACTTCTGTCGATACTATAAACGAACAAGCGCATAAAATTGTGCAGGATTTGAGCACGGAATTTTTTGGTCTTTACAAGCAAATTGAAGAAATTTTGATTGATTCAAAAAAAACAACCCCAAGCCTAGTTTCTAATATAAAAGTTTTGCTGGGTTCTTCAAGAAATCGAGAGAATGCTTCAAAACTTGAACAAGAATTTGAAAACTGGACAACATTTTTGGGTATAATGAAGAATTATGCAATAATGGGCGAGGTAGAAAGAAAGTGA
- the dusB gene encoding tRNA dihydrouridine synthase DusB, protein MYNPFYHPVQIGNLFLNGNIFLAPMADFSDAAYRSICADCGMDFGYTELISSEALVRDNKKTFAMMSRLKNEKAYAVQIFGSNEDTMAEAAKIVLANTSCECIDINCGCPVPKVTKTGAGSALIRNPEKLYSITKAVVQAVENFKGERKDELGLQSSVKGTVPVTVKIRTGWDSSHLTYKECADSAISAGASAITLHGRTTVQGYGGKADWNAIRDLVQYVDRRILVFGNGDVKSPQDAKMMFEQTLCDGIMIGRAAQGNPLIFKRVKEYLTTGKECEISLKESLALGFKEMQLLVCTIGEKGACMKMRGRFSNYIKGFDGAKELRLKVIQCSTQEEFKAVLEPYLS, encoded by the coding sequence ATGTACAATCCTTTTTATCATCCTGTACAGATTGGAAATCTCTTTTTAAACGGAAATATTTTTCTTGCTCCAATGGCGGATTTTTCCGATGCTGCATATCGTAGCATCTGTGCGGACTGTGGAATGGATTTTGGCTATACAGAATTGATAAGCAGCGAAGCTCTGGTGCGCGACAATAAAAAAACTTTTGCTATGATGTCTCGTTTAAAAAACGAAAAAGCGTATGCGGTTCAAATTTTTGGCTCAAATGAAGACACTATGGCGGAAGCCGCAAAGATTGTTCTGGCAAATACTTCGTGCGAATGCATAGACATAAATTGTGGCTGTCCTGTTCCAAAAGTTACAAAAACTGGTGCTGGCAGTGCTCTAATTCGGAATCCAGAAAAACTCTATTCAATAACAAAAGCGGTTGTTCAGGCGGTAGAAAATTTTAAAGGTGAGCGCAAAGATGAATTAGGGCTCCAATCGTCTGTAAAAGGAACTGTTCCTGTAACGGTAAAAATTAGAACAGGCTGGGATTCTTCTCATCTTACGTATAAAGAATGTGCGGACTCTGCGATAAGTGCAGGAGCGTCTGCAATAACGCTGCATGGAAGAACGACAGTTCAAGGCTATGGCGGAAAAGCCGATTGGAATGCGATTCGTGATTTGGTTCAATATGTCGACAGGCGAATTTTGGTTTTTGGAAACGGAGATGTAAAATCGCCGCAAGATGCAAAAATGATGTTTGAACAAACGCTTTGCGATGGAATTATGATTGGGCGTGCAGCACAGGGAAATCCACTCATCTTTAAAAGGGTAAAAGAATATCTTACAACTGGAAAAGAATGCGAAATTTCGCTAAAAGAAAGCCTCGCCCTCGGTTTTAAAGAAATGCAACTTTTGGTTTGTACTATTGGAGAAAAAGGTGCTTGCATGAAAATGCGCGGCAGGTTCAGCAACTATATTAAAGGGTTTGACGGTGCAAAAGAACTGCGATTAAAAGTTATACAATGTTCAACTCAGGAAGAATTTAAGGCTGTGTTGGAGCCATATCTGTCGTAA
- a CDS encoding TatD family hydrolase: MQFFDTHAHIGLIYDDPIEQLRVVQQARLAGVTRIISINNSLHDFKKVYQNLKSLPGIYHAVGVAPSEVTTPGKDWINTIEESLKLPNVVAVGETGLDYYKQFGDKTTQMEIFITQLEIAEKYQLPVVIHNRDAGKDVFDVLKERIPSKGAILHCYSEDATYAKKCLDAGLNIYFSFAGNLTYRNARNLHETVLNVPLDRILIETESPFMIPSEYREKKRTMPAYLPSTARFLAEMLEIPLEDLSKQLWTNSCKIFNLSE; encoded by the coding sequence ATGCAATTTTTTGATACTCACGCTCACATCGGGCTTATTTACGATGACCCTATTGAACAATTACGCGTTGTGCAGCAAGCACGCCTTGCTGGTGTTACTCGCATTATTTCTATAAACAATTCTCTACACGATTTTAAAAAAGTATATCAAAATTTAAAATCCTTGCCAGGAATCTATCATGCGGTTGGAGTTGCGCCTTCAGAAGTTACAACGCCTGGCAAAGATTGGATAAATACAATAGAAGAAAGTCTTAAACTTCCAAATGTTGTTGCTGTTGGCGAAACTGGGCTTGATTATTACAAGCAGTTTGGCGATAAAACGACTCAGATGGAAATTTTTATAACTCAGTTGGAAATTGCCGAAAAATATCAACTTCCTGTTGTAATTCACAATAGAGATGCAGGAAAAGATGTGTTCGATGTTCTAAAAGAGCGAATTCCGTCAAAGGGAGCAATTCTTCATTGTTATAGCGAAGATGCAACCTACGCAAAAAAATGCTTGGATGCTGGACTCAACATATATTTTTCTTTTGCAGGAAATTTAACCTATCGCAATGCAAGAAATTTGCATGAAACTGTTTTAAATGTTCCACTCGACAGAATTTTGATTGAAACAGAAAGTCCTTTTATGATTCCGTCTGAATATCGTGAAAAAAAGCGCACAATGCCTGCTTATCTTCCTTCTACTGCAAGATTTTTGGCAGAAATGCTTGAAATTCCTTTGGAAGATTTGAGCAAGCAGTTGTGGACAAACAGTTGTAAAATTTTTAATTTAAGCGAATAA
- a CDS encoding Gfo/Idh/MocA family protein, whose protein sequence is MINLGIIGMGDMGSKYAERIFLHEELGFKITACTRVKGKNLERVHKFLNRGDIKIYDSDESFFQGFDDGEFSIDAVLIVTPHYSHKNVARAAFRRNLHVLCDKPAGVYLRQGREMVQARPTSKKLGFIFHHRKYPINLEIKKIIESGKYGKVKRLSYTVTDWFRTDYYYKSSPWRASYKTDGGGTLLNQCPHSLDLLCWLFGMPEKISGFCHEGKYHDIEVEDEATIYMEWQGGLTGVFTASTGENPGVNRLEISFDRALVTCTPKSIKIIENPQPSDFYKKMLPEEYKNPVPTTTELDFEFPPPDTYLDVFKAFADSINSELPLIATGEDALMSLYVSNAAYLSSAQKKQIQLYEIGSENELKFEKEFEDWLASKN, encoded by the coding sequence ATGATAAATCTTGGAATAATTGGAATGGGCGATATGGGGTCAAAATATGCGGAAAGAATCTTTTTGCATGAAGAATTGGGATTTAAAATAACAGCCTGCACACGCGTAAAAGGAAAAAATCTTGAACGCGTTCACAAATTTTTAAACCGTGGCGACATAAAAATATACGATTCAGACGAGAGTTTTTTTCAAGGATTTGATGATGGAGAATTTTCTATTGATGCTGTTTTGATTGTAACTCCACATTATTCACACAAAAATGTTGCTAGAGCAGCGTTTAGAAGAAATCTTCATGTTTTGTGCGATAAGCCTGCTGGCGTTTACTTGCGTCAAGGACGAGAGATGGTGCAAGCACGTCCAACTTCCAAAAAATTGGGTTTTATATTTCATCATCGAAAATATCCTATAAATCTCGAAATTAAAAAGATAATTGAATCCGGTAAATACGGAAAAGTAAAAAGGCTCTCTTATACTGTTACAGATTGGTTTAGAACGGATTATTATTACAAAAGTTCACCGTGGAGAGCATCTTACAAGACAGATGGCGGCGGAACACTTTTAAACCAGTGTCCACACAGTCTGGATCTTCTGTGCTGGCTTTTTGGTATGCCAGAAAAAATTAGCGGATTTTGCCACGAAGGAAAATATCACGATATAGAAGTTGAAGACGAAGCGACCATATATATGGAATGGCAGGGTGGGCTAACTGGTGTTTTTACAGCGTCCACTGGCGAAAATCCAGGCGTAAACAGATTGGAAATCAGTTTTGACCGTGCTCTTGTAACCTGCACTCCAAAAAGTATAAAAATCATAGAAAATCCACAACCAAGCGATTTTTACAAAAAAATGTTGCCAGAAGAATATAAAAATCCTGTTCCAACGACTACAGAATTGGATTTTGAATTTCCGCCACCAGATACATACCTTGACGTTTTTAAAGCTTTTGCAGATTCAATAAATTCAGAGTTACCTTTGATAGCAACAGGAGAAGACGCATTGATGAGCCTTTATGTCTCTAACGCAGCGTATCTTTCCAGTGCCCAAAAAAAACAAATTCAGCTTTACGAAATAGGTTCAGAAAACGAACTTAAATTTGAAAAGGAGTTTGAGGACTGGCTTGCTTCTAAGAATTAG